In Pseudonocardia sp. DSM 110487, the sequence CGTGATCGCCACGACGCTCCGGCGCCACGGGACGCGCAGGCGCCGCCGATACGGTGATCGAGCCGAGCCGCCAGATCACGACGGCTTGTCGTCCTCCTCGCCCGCCCGGCGGATGTCGTCCGCGACGAGTTCCTTGAACGGGTGCAGCCGCTCGTAGAGCTCCTCCGGTGGCACCGCCTCCTGCGGCTCCCTGGTTCCGACGATCCAGGGTGCGGCCTCGACCGCGGTGTCCCATGCCGACTCGTCGGCCGGCTGCACGTCACGACCGCCCTCGAGCCGTTCCGAGGCGGCGGGCTCGGCGGCGGGACCGATGGCATCGAGGTACACGTTGCGGAAGCCCCGGCGGTCCTCTTCGTGGAACTCGATCCGGGCCCGCTTCCCCCGGAACCGCATCGCGTCCTGCCCGATCCGGCTCCGGAACGTCGTGTACTCGTTGTCCTCGTCGTCGCGCAGGACGAAGCGCGTCGATCCCGACCGGGCCGACAGCTCCTCGACCTCGCGCACGCGCACCTCGCGCTCCACGCGGCCGGGATACCCACGCACCACTCCGACGAACGGGCCGTTCGTCGGTCGAGCATGGCCCTCAGCCGCCCAGCGCCCGTGCCACCGACGCCGCCAGAACGCTCGGGCGGCCCGTGAGCCGTTCCTCCTCGTCCGCGAGCGTCATGAGGCGTAGGCCCGCGTTGACCAGCAACCAGCGCAGCGGCTCCGGCTCCCATCGCCGTGAGCGGTGCCCGACCCACGGCAGGCCGGTGAGCGGGCTGTCGTGGCCGAGGATCAGGGCGGCGAGGGTGCGCCCGGCGAGGTTCGAGGTGGCGACGCCGTCGCCGACGTACCCGCCTGCCCAGCCGAGACCGTCCGGGCCGAGCCCGACGCCCGCGTGCCAGTCCCGCGGGATGCCGAGCGGCCCGCCCCACGCGTGGGTGAAGTCCTCGCGTCGTAGCGCCGGGAACAGCTCGGTGACGGCGGCGCGCAGCCCGGCGAACACCCGCTCGTCGCGGTCGAAGGACGGGTGGATCCGGGACCGGAAGTGGTACGGCGCTCCGCGCCCGCCGAAGACGAGCCGGTCGTCGGCGGTGCGCTGGCCGTAGACGACGAGGTGGCGGTGGTCGCTGAACGTCTGCCCGCCCGCGAGACCCGCCTCGTCCCAGAACGACGCCGGGAGCGGACGGGTCGCGACGATCAGCGAGTACACCGGCACCACAGAGCGCGGGGTGAGCGCCGCGCTCCACGCCTCGGTGGCCCGCACGACGGTGTGGGCACGCACCACTCCGCGATCGGTCACGACCCCGCGGGGCCGGACGGCGAGCGCGGTGGTGCCCTCCGCGATCCGCCCGCCGCGTCGCTCGACAGCCCGCGCGAGGCCCCGCGCCAGCCGGGCTGGCTGGATCCGGGCGCAGTCGGGCATGAAGATCCCTCCGAGCACGTTCGTGGCCCCGACCAGCGCGGATGCAGCTGCCGGCCCGAGCAGCTCGACCCGGTCCGGCCCGTCGGACACCTCGCCCCGAGCCCGAGCGAGCTGCGCGCGGGTGCGGGCGATGACCACGGTGCCGCCCTTCACCCAGTCGCAGGCGATGCCCTCCTCGGCCACCGCCTCGCCGACCTCGTCCACCGACGCGCGCATCGCCGCCCGCATCGCGTCCGCCGCCGGGGCCCCGTGGCGCCGCTCCAGCGCGGCCGGGCCGGCCGGGAAGAGCGCCGAGCACCAGCCGCCGTTGCGCCCGCTCGCCCCGAACCCGGCGATCTCCCGCTCGACGAGCAGCACCCGCAGCCCGGGGTCGCCGTTCAGGAGCGCGTACGCGGTCCAGAGCCCGGTGTAGCCCGCGCCCACGATGCAGACGTCGGCCTCCGCGTCGCCGTCGAGCGGTGGGCGCGGCGCGAGGTCGTCCCCGTCGGCGACGACCTGCTCGAACCAGAGACCTACAGCGGCGCTGTTCAGATCCGGGCCCACGCCTCCGTCAGCACCCCCCGCAGGATCTGCTCGATCTCGTCGAACTCGGCCGGGCCCGCGACGAGCGGCGGCGCGAGCTGGACGACGGGGTCGCCACGGTCGTCGGCGCGGCAGTACAGGCCTGCGTCGAACAGCGCCTTGGACAGGAAGCCGCGCAGCAACCGCTCGCTCTCCTCGGCGTCGAACGTCTCCTTGGTGGCCTTGTCCTTGACCAGCTCGATGCCGAAGAAGAAGCCCTCGCCGCGGACGTCGCCGACGATCGGCAGATCCAGGAGCTTCTCCAGGGTGGCCCGGAACACCGGCGACTGCTCGCGGACGTGCTCGTTCAACCCCTCGGCCTCGAAGATGTCGAGGTTGGCCATCGCCACGGCCGCCGATACCGGGTGGCCGCCGAACGTGTAGCCGTGCAGGAACGACGCCGCTCCGGAGCGGAACGGCTCGAACAGCCGGTCGCTCGCGATCATCGCGCCGATCGGCGAGTAACCCGACGTCATGCCCTTGGCGCAGGTGATGATGTCCGGGACGTAGCCGAAGCTGTCGCAAGCGAACACGTTGCCGATGCGGCCGAACGCGCAGATCACCTCGTCGGACACGAGCAGCACGTCGTGGCGGTCGCAGATCTGGCGCAGCCGCTCGAAGTAGCCGGGTGGCGGCGGGAAGCAGCCGCCCGCGTTCTGCACCGGCTCCACGAACACGGCGGCAACGCTGTCCGGGCCCTCGGCCAGGATCGCCTGCTCCACCTGGTCGGCGGCCCAGCGGCCGAACGCCTTGAGGTCGCCTGCCACGTGCTCCGGCGCGCGGTAGGCGTTGGTGTTGGGCACCTTGAACGCGCCGGGCACGAGCGGCTCGTAGGGGATGCGCAGGTCCGGAACGCCGGTGATCGCCAACGCACCCTGCGGGGTGCCGTGATAGGCGATCGACCGGCTGATCACCTTGTGCTTGGCGGGCTTGCCGGTGAGCTTGAAGTACTGCTTGGCGAGCTTCCACGCGCTCTCGACGGCCTCGCCGCCGCCCGTGGTGAAGAAGACCCGGTTCAGGTCGCCGGGCGCATGGTGCGCAAGGCGCTCGGCGAGGTCGATCGCCGCCGGGTGGGCGTAGGACCAGATCGGGAAGTACGCGAGGTCGGCGGCCTGGCGCGCGGCGGTCTCGGCCAGCTCGCGGCGCCCGTGTCCGGCCTGCACGACGAAGAGCCCGGCGAGGCCGTCGAGGTACTCGCGCCCGTCGGCGTCCCATACGCGGCAGCCCTCGCCGCGCACCATGATCGGCACCCGCCCGCCGTCCTCGTAGGTGGAGTGCCGGGTGAAGTGCATCCAGAGGTGGTCGCGGGCGGCGTCGGCGCGGTCGGTGCCCCGGGGAGTGCGGGTCTCGGTCGTCATCTCGTACCCCAGTTGTAGTGCTGCTTGCGCAGCTTCATGTAGACGAACGTCTCGGTGCTGCGGACGCCGGGCAGCGCCCGGATCCGCCGCCCGACGAGATCCAGCAGGTGGTCGTCGTCCTCGCAGACGGCCTCGACCAGCAGATCGAAGCTGCCCGCTGTGATGACGACGTAGGTCACCTCGGGGAACTCGGCCAGCGCGTCGGCCAGGTCGACGACGTCGCCTTCGGAGCGGATGCCGACCATGGCCTCGCGCCGGAAGCCCAGCTGGAGCGGGTCGGTGACGGCGACGATCTGGATGACGCCCGCCTCCTGCAGCCGCGCAACGCGCTGCCGCACGGCGGCCTCGGAGAGCCCGACGGCGCGGGCGATCGTGGCGTAGGGCCGCCTGCCGTCCTCCTGCAGCTGCTCGACGATCGCCTTGCCGACGGCGTCGAGGAGCGCATGAGCCGGCTCAGGGGCGAGGGACACGCAGCAAGAGTAGGCGTTCACAACTGGATCCGTCGACTGAACCGGGTTCGCAACACGGAATTCATCGCAAGCAGCGCCTTCGGGTCTCGAAATCCGCAGGAAGGGCAGCTAGAGTGCCCCAGGTCACCCGGCCGAGCGAGGAGTGCCTCGATGGACAAGCTGCAGTTGCGGAACTTCGTCGACGGGCAGTCACGTGACGCCGCCGACGGCCGCACGAGCGACCTCGTCGACCCGGTGACCGGAGAGGTGTACGCGACTGCCCCGTTGTCCGGGGAGTCGGACGTGGATGCGGCGTACGGGGCGGCGACGCGGGCGTTCGATACCTGGCGCGACACCACTCCCGCGGAGCGGCAGCGCCTCCTCCTCAAGCTCGCCGACGCGATCGAGGGGCGCGCCGGCGAGTTCGTGACGACCGAGAGCCGCAACACTGGCAAGCCACTCGGTCTCACGGCGGAGGAGGAGCTGCCGCCATGTGTGGACCAGATCCGCTTCTTCGCGGGCGCTGCCCGCGTGCTCGAGGGACGCGCCGCCGCGGAGTACATGGCAGGGCACACGTCGTTCGTCCGGCGCGAGCCGATCGGCGTGGTGGGCCAGGTGACGCCCTGGAACTACCCGCTGATGATGGCGGTCTGGAAGATCGCCCCCGCGCTGGCGGCGGGCAATACGGTGGTGCTCA encodes:
- a CDS encoding Lrp/AsnC family transcriptional regulator, whose product is MSLAPEPAHALLDAVGKAIVEQLQEDGRRPYATIARAVGLSEAAVRQRVARLQEAGVIQIVAVTDPLQLGFRREAMVGIRSEGDVVDLADALAEFPEVTYVVITAGSFDLLVEAVCEDDDHLLDLVGRRIRALPGVRSTETFVYMKLRKQHYNWGTR
- a CDS encoding FAD-binding oxidoreductase, translating into MGPDLNSAAVGLWFEQVVADGDDLAPRPPLDGDAEADVCIVGAGYTGLWTAYALLNGDPGLRVLLVEREIAGFGASGRNGGWCSALFPAGPAALERRHGAPAADAMRAAMRASVDEVGEAVAEEGIACDWVKGGTVVIARTRAQLARARGEVSDGPDRVELLGPAAASALVGATNVLGGIFMPDCARIQPARLARGLARAVERRGGRIAEGTTALAVRPRGVVTDRGVVRAHTVVRATEAWSAALTPRSVVPVYSLIVATRPLPASFWDEAGLAGGQTFSDHRHLVVYGQRTADDRLVFGGRGAPYHFRSRIHPSFDRDERVFAGLRAAVTELFPALRREDFTHAWGGPLGIPRDWHAGVGLGPDGLGWAGGYVGDGVATSNLAGRTLAALILGHDSPLTGLPWVGHRSRRWEPEPLRWLLVNAGLRLMTLADEEERLTGRPSVLAASVARALGG
- a CDS encoding aspartate aminotransferase family protein; the encoded protein is MTTETRTPRGTDRADAARDHLWMHFTRHSTYEDGGRVPIMVRGEGCRVWDADGREYLDGLAGLFVVQAGHGRRELAETAARQAADLAYFPIWSYAHPAAIDLAERLAHHAPGDLNRVFFTTGGGEAVESAWKLAKQYFKLTGKPAKHKVISRSIAYHGTPQGALAITGVPDLRIPYEPLVPGAFKVPNTNAYRAPEHVAGDLKAFGRWAADQVEQAILAEGPDSVAAVFVEPVQNAGGCFPPPPGYFERLRQICDRHDVLLVSDEVICAFGRIGNVFACDSFGYVPDIITCAKGMTSGYSPIGAMIASDRLFEPFRSGAASFLHGYTFGGHPVSAAVAMANLDIFEAEGLNEHVREQSPVFRATLEKLLDLPIVGDVRGEGFFFGIELVKDKATKETFDAEESERLLRGFLSKALFDAGLYCRADDRGDPVVQLAPPLVAGPAEFDEIEQILRGVLTEAWARI